The Clostridiales bacterium FE2011 sequence TAATGTACAGGGGTTATTGTTGAGGCGTGCCGGGCGAGGATGACCGGCGCGCCTCCTGCGTTTTGGACAGGAGCGAAGGCCGGAAGCCTTGAAAAACAAGGGGTTAGTTAGTCGCGTCTAACCAAAAAGTTTAATATTTCAACCGTTAAAGCCCTTTTCTTTCAAGGGCGAATATGATAAAATCAATCGGATAGCTGTAATGGGCAGAGTCTGCCTTTACATAAGTCTCAAAAACATCCCAAGGAGGTCAAGGACTGTATGCCTGACAACAAGGAAAAGTATGCAAAGCTGCAGGAAGTGATCGAGAAGCACAAGGGTGAACGCGGTGCCGTGATGCCCTGCCTGCAGGAGGCCATGAACATTTTCGGCTATGTGCCGCAGGATGTTCAGGAAATGATCGCGGACGGACTGGGCGTAACCCTGTCTGAAGTCTACGGTGTTTCCACTTTCTATTCCCAGTTCTCCCTGAAGCCTAAGGGAAAACACGTGATCGGTGTGTGCCTGGGCACGGCCTGCTACGTCAAGGGAAGCCAGAAGATCATCGAAAAGCTTTCCGAGGAGCTGAAAATCCAGCCCGGAGATACCACGGACGACGGTCTGTTCACACTGAACGCTACCCGTTGCCTGGGTGCCTGCGGTCTTGCTCCCGTTATGATGATCGGCGAAGAGGTATACGGCCGGCTGACGCCGGATCAGGTCCCCGGTATTCTCGAAACCTATCGTGCGTGATCTGAGTCTTCACCTGCTGGATCTGGCGCAGAACAGTATCACAGCCGGCGCGAGCCTGGTGACCATCCGTCTGACCCTGGAAGAGAACGGGATGCTGACCATGGAACTCGCGGATAACGGTAAAGGAATGAGCCCGGAGCTGCTGGCCCGGGTAACCAGTCCTTTTGCCACAACCAGGACAACCCGCAAGGTTGGACTGGGAATTCCCATGATGAAGGAGAACGCCGAAAGAGCCGGAGGCACTTTCCATCTGGAAAGTGAGGAAGGAAAGGGAACAACCCTGACCTGTTCCATGGATACCGGCAACATCGACTGTCTTCCGCTTGGGGATTTATCCGGTACTTTGCTGAGTCTGATGCTGACCAATCCGTTGTTTCCGGATTTCCTTTTCGAGGGTAAAAGCCCGAAAGGAGAGGGAAGCTTCGATACGAGAGAGGTCAGGAATGCGCTGGGCAGCGACATCCCCTTTAACGAGCCTTCCGTGGCCGCATGGCTGAAGGAAGCGCTGGACGAGGAAATCAACTCAATCTTTGGAGGTGTATTGATATGAAATCTTTGGCAGATCTGGAAGCCATCCGCGCAAAGACGCTGGAAAGCATTAACATGCGCAAGGACACGGACGCCTGCCGCGTTGTAATCGGCATGGCCACCTGCGGTATTGCCGCCGGCGCCCGCCCCGTGATGCTTGCCTTTATGGAAGAAATCCAGAAGCGGAACCTGCAGCACGTGACCGTGAGCCAGACCGGCTGCATCGGTATGTGCCGTTATGAGCCTATGCTGGACGTGATCCTGCCCGGCAAGGAAAAGGTTACCTACATCCACGTGAAGCCTGAAATGGTGCCGCGGATCGTAGCTGAGCACATTGTTAACGGTCAGCCTGTGGAAGAATATACCATCGGCGCCGCAAAAGACTAATTAACGACAAAGAGGAGGAAAACCCAGATGGAGCTTTATCGTTCTCATGTGCTGGTCTGCGGCGGCACCGGCTGTTCTTCTTCCGGTTCCGCGAAGCTGATTGAACGCTTCGAGGAGCAGCTGAAGGAAAAGGGCCTTGACAAGGAAGTCAAGGTAGTCCGCACGGGCTGCTTCGGACTGTGCGAAGCCGGTCCCGTTGTTATCGTTTATCCCGAAGGAACTTTCTACAGCCGCGTTAAGGAAGAAGACGTGGATGAGATCGTATCCGAGCACCTGCTGAAGGGCCGTAAGGTTCAGCACCTGGTCTATGTGGATCACAAGACCCACGAGAGCAGCGTTCAGAAGAGCCTGAATGAGATCGGCTTCTACAAGCAGCAGCAGCGCGTCGCACTACGGAACTGCGGTGTGATCGATCCTGAAAACATCGATGAATACATTGCCTTCGACGGCTATAAGGCCCTGGCAAAGGCCCTGACCGAAATGACTCCTGAGCAGGTTTGCCAGGAAGTGCTGGATTCCGGTCTGCGCGGCCGCGGCGGCGCCGGTTTCCCCACCGGTAAGAAGTGGCAGTTCGCCCGTGCCAGCCAGGCTGAGCACAAGTACTTCGTCTGTAACGCTGACGAAGGCGACCCCGGCGCGTTCATGGACCGCTCCCTGCTGGAAGGCGATCCCCACGCGATCCTGGAAGCCATGGCCATCGGCGGCTACGCCATCGGCGCTGATGAAGGCTGGATTTACGTCCGTGCTGAGTACCCCATCGCCGTGAAACGCCTGGAGAAGGCCATCGAGCAGGCTCATGAATACGGCCTGCTGGGTGAGAATATCTTCGGCACCGGCTTCAACTTTGACATTCACATCCGCCTGGGCGCCGGCGCGTTCGTGTGCGGCGAAGAAACCGCTCTGATGGCCTCCATCGAAGGCAAGCGCGGCGAGCCCCGTCCGAAGCCCCCGTTCCCGGCTGTGAAGGGTCTGTTTGAGAGCCCCACCAACATCAACAACGTTGAAACCCTGGGCAACATCGCCCAGATCATCCTGAAGGGTGCGGACTGGTTTAAGTCCATTGGTATTCCTTCCTCCACCGGTACAAAAGTTTTCGCCCTGGGCGGCAAGATCAACAACACCGGTCTGGTGGAAGTTCCCATGGGTATCCCGCTGCGCACCATCATCGAAGACATCGGCGGCGGCTGCCCGAACGGCAAGAAGTTCAAGGCCGTTCAGACCGGCGGTCCTTCCGGCGGATGTATCCCCGCCAGCATGCTGGACATCTCCGTGGACTATGACAGCCTGACCAAGATCGGCGCCATGATGGGTTCCGGCGGTATGATCGTCATGGACGAAGACAACTGTATGGTGGACATCGCCCGCTTCTTCCTCGACTTCACAGTTGATGAGAGCTGCGGTAAGTGCACACCCTGCCGCGTTGGTACCCGCCGCATGCTGGAGATCCTTGAACGGATCACCCAGGGCAAGGGCGAAGAAGGCGACATCGAGAAGCTGGAAACCCTGGCCGAAAACATCAAGAGCAGCGCTCTGTGCGGTCTGGGCCAGACGGCTCCGAACCCGGTGCTTTCCACCATCAAGTACTTCCGCGATGAGTATGAAGCGCACATCAAGGAAAAGCGCTGCCCGGCACATCACTGCCAGGCCCTGCTGAACTACAAGATCACCGACGCCTGCCGCGGCTGTACTGCCTGCGCCCGCAAGTGCCCGGTGAACGCGATCACCGGCAACGTCAAGGAACAGCACGTGATCGACCAGAACAAGTGCATCAAGTGCGGAAGCTGCATGGCGACATGTAAGTTCGGCGCTATCATCAAGGAATAATCGCGCGAGGAGGAACAACACAAATGGAAAATCTCGTTAAGCTTACGATTGACGGCGTCAGTGTTGAAGTTCCGGCCGGCACGACGGTTCTGGAAGCGGCGAAAAAAGCCGGGATCAACATCCCCACGCTGTGCTACCTGAAGGATATCAACCAGATCGGCGCCTGCCGTATGTGTATCGTTGACACCGGTGCCCGCGCGTTCGGCGCGGCCTGCGTGCTGCCCGTGAGCAACGGCATGAACGTCAAGACCAACACCCCCAAGATCCGGGAAGCCCGCCGGGTGAACCTGGAACTGCTGCTGAGCAACCATGACAAGAAGTGCCTGGACTGCGCCCGCAACCAGAAGTGTGAACTGCAGCAGATGTGCCAGGACCTGGGCGTGGATGACGTGGACAAGTACAAGGGCAAGATGAACGAATATGACATTGACGATCTGAGCCCCTCCATCGTCCGCAACAACAACAAGTGCATCCTGTGCCGCCGCTGCGTGGCCGCCTGTAACAACACCCAGGCCGTCGGCGTGATCGGCCCCATGGGACGCGGCTTCAAGACCAAGATCGGCAGCGCCTGGGAGCAGCCCCTGAACGACGTGGCCTGCATCAACTGCGGTCAGTGTATCGCGGCCTGCCCGACCGGCGCTCTGTATGAGAAGGATTCCACCAAGGCTGTCTGGGATCTGCTGAATGACGAAACCAAGACAGTGGTTGTGCAGCCCGCTCCCGCGGTCCGCGCCGCCCTGGGTGAAGAGTTCGGCATCCCGATGGGCACTGCTGTGACCGGCAAAATGGCCGCTGCCCTGCGCCGCCTGGGATTCAACAAGGTGTTTGACACCGACTGGGCTGCTGACCTGACCATCATGGAAGAAGGCACCGAGTTCATCGGCCGCCTGACCAACGGCGGTGTGCTGCCGATGATCACCAGCTGCTCTCCCGGATGGATCAAGTTCTGCGAAACCTACTATCCGGACTTCATTCCGAACCTGTCTTCCTGCAAATCTCCCCACGAGATGGAAGGCGCGATGATCAAGACCTACTGGGCGGAGAAGGTCGGCATCGATCCCAAGGACATCAAGGTTGTGTCCGTGATGCCCTGTACCGCCAAGAAGTTCGAGGCGAAGCGTCCCGAACTGGGCCACAACGGCCTGGCAGACGTTGATGAAGTCATCACCACCCGTGAACTGGCCAAGATGATCAAGGAAGCCGGTATCGACTTCGCAAACCTGCCCGATGAAGACTTTGATCCCGTCCTCGGCGAAAGCACGGGCGCGGGCGTCATCTTCGGCGCGACTGGCGGCGTTATGGAAGCTGCCCTGCGTACCGTCTATGAAATCGTGACCAAGGAAACGCTGGACAAGGTCGACTTCACAGCGGTCCGCGGTATCGAAGGCGTGAAGGAAGCCACCATCAAGGTGGGCGATCTGGACGTCAACGTGGCGGTTGCCCACGGCACTGCCAACGCGGCGAAGCTGCTGGACAGCGTCCGCAGCGGTGAGAAAACCTACCACTTCATCGAGGTCATGGGATGCCCCGGCGGCTGCGTGACCGGCGGCGGTCAGCCCATCGTATCCGCCCAGAAGCGGATGGAATGCGATCCCAAGACCCTGCGTGCCGCGGCCCTGTACAACGAGGACGCGAACAAGCCGCAGCGGAAGTCCCACGAGAACGCTTCCATCATGGCGGTTTACAAAGACTACCTGGGCGAGCCCAACAGCCATCTGGCTCACGAGCTGCTGCATACCCACTATACAGCCCGCCCGAAGTACAAGAAGTAATCCGGAGATTACTCCAGGCAGCGCATTTGCAAAAATGCGCTGCTTTTTTGTGTAAAAAAATAAACGGACAGCAGCCATAAGTGCTGACTGGCTTGGAAACAGGATATGTACCGCCTTTTCTTGCCGGATTTGTATGAATCGTGTAAAATTTTACAGTGCTCCATCATCTCCCTGCGGGATCAGGAACTGAAGCACGAGAAGGGATTAACCTGGCACAAAAGGGGGCTGTCCTGTGGACCAGAGAAACGAATACTCGAAGAAGGCAATCCGCGAAGCGCTGATTCGGCTGTCCCGAACCAAGCCCTATACTGAAATTTCCGTCAGGGAGTTATGCCGGGAAGCAAAAGTGTCCCGCTCCACGTTTTACAACAATTACCGCTTTTTCAATGATGTGGTTGTGGAAATGAGCGAAGCATATATGGAAAAGCTCCGGGGCAGGCGCCTGACCAGGGAATTCTTTGATTCTTTGAAGGACGAAGGCGACGAGCTGAAACTGCTGCTGGACAGCGGTATGTTCGGGCGGGAATTCAGCCTGTATCTGCGTGAGATCGTTCAGGAAGAGATTTCAGCCATACATCAGCGGGATCCCGGGGATATCTCCGTCAACGTCGCTACGCTTTACCATGCTTTCGGCATCTTCGGCGTGCTGCAGAATCTGCTGGCTGTTCAGGGTGAACCGCGGATCAAAGAGGAGGTCTACCGAAGGGGAATTGACACGCTGATGGAGATCATAGAAAGCTTTACCGATCCGCCCTCTATGCTTCCGTAAACGCGGTTGACGGCTGCGCGGGGGAATAGTATCTGGAGTTATTGAACACTTTTTCGTGTTTCGGTACGATAAAACCGGGATAGGTTTTGCTTCAACAATGAATATGATAGGATATCCGCAGGAAGAGTCGAAAACTGTTCGACGATTAATGCGGATATTTTTGATGAATGCTTGAGGGGATTCAAATGACAGAGACAAGGAATCAATCCATCTGGAAAAACTTTATCCACTTAATCCGACAGATCCGGCTGCCTGTTTTATTCCTTGCGTCTGCGTTTCTGCTCAATTTGGGTAAAGCTGCAATTGAGCTGACAATTCCTGAAAAAATCGCCGGTCTGGCTGACCTGGAGTTTACCGCCGTAAACAGTCCTGTGGTAAAAACCGCGGTCAGTATCTGCCTTACGCTTTTTGCCCTGGCCCTGGCAGAGTTTGTCGGCGGACTTGTTTCGACTTATATTACCTATATCGCCAAGGCACGCATCCATCGGAACTTTCAGGCGGCGGCTTCCCGCAAGGTGTTTTCCCTGACTGCCGCGGAGGCGGAGGCACGTGATCCCAAGGAATTCATCTCCCGCATCACGACGGATACCGGCTTTGTAAGTGATTTTCTGATTGATCTGCTGGTCATTGAGATTCCAAGACTGTATTTCATCACAAGTACGCTTGTGAAGGTTTCCCGTATGGGCAACGGATCGCTTTTGCTTGGCTTTATCCTGATTATTCCGGTCATTGTTCTCGGCGCCCTCTGGTCCGGCCGCGTAACATACAAAAGCCAGACCCGGCTTCAAAACTCCATTGCCCGCCTGACAGCCAGGCTTGCCGAAAAGGTGGAGCATGTGGAGATCATCAAGGCATACAACAAGACCGAGGATGAGATTGCAGACGGAGACGGCTTCATTGACGAGATGAAGGCTGCGCAGAAGAAGACCACGCTGGCCGCCGCTTTCAACCAGCTGATCGCAAACATCCTGTACGCAGTGCCGACGCTGATCATTATGACGGCCGGTGCAATCCTGCTTCTGGGCGGGGATATCACTACGGCTCAGTTTATCGCATACTTCGGCCTCGGCGCGACCTATCAGAGGTATATTGCGGACCATCTTACCCTGTGGGTGCTGGGCAAGAAAGCACAGGGCGCAACACTGCGTATTTCTGAAATCCTGACGCTCAATGAGGACAGCGGCGGTGAACAGAAGGCTGGCCGGCCGGATGATCTCAGGTTTGAACATGTTAGCTTCTCCCGCGGCGGAACTAAAACGCTTTCAGATGTCTCCTTCACGGTGAAGAACGGCAGCAAGTTTGCCATTGTGGGCGGAAGCGGAGCCGGGAAATCAACGCTGCTGAACCTGATTGAACAGTTTTACCGTCCGGAGCAGGGCCGTATCACACTGGGCGGCGTGGATATACGCGAATTTGAGATCAGCAGCTACCGGAACCTGTTTTCCTATCTTCCGCAGAATGCCCCGGGCTTTGACGGAACCGTGCGCGATTTTCTTTGCTACGGATCCGGGACGCCTCATTCCGATGAGGAACTGAACAAGTTCCTGAAGGAAGTCGATATGCTGGAGGCAGTCGAGCTGAACGGCGGCCTGGATTACGAGGTCGGGCCGGGAGCGTCGAAGCTCTCCGGCGGACAGAGACAGCGGCTGGCCGTGGCCAGAATGCTGCTGGCAGGAACTAAAATGGTTCTTGCGGATGAGGCTACGAGCGCGCTGGATTATGAAGGGTCCGGGCGTATTGCCGCGCTGATCGACCGATACGCGGCAGGGAAGACAAGGATCATTGTTGCGCACGATCTTTCCACCGTGCAGGACGCGGACACGATCCTGGTGCTTAACAAGGGCCGTGTTATGGGCTGCGGATCCCATGAAGAGCTGAAGAACTGCTGTCCGGAATACCGGAGCCTGCTGTCGGCCGGAGAGGGGGCGAAACAATGAAGAACAAGTCCAGCCTTGCAATGGAAAACGTCACGATCAGGACGAAGAAGCCATTGAGAACCCTCTATCAGGGCGTGAAGCTGCCCGTGCTCCGTACCTTGTTCGGATCGCTGCTGTACCTGGTCGGTACACTGATTGTTGCGTCGCAGGCTGACACTGTGGCCGCGATCTCTGTCGGTAAATTCCAGAATTTTTCGCCCATTGTCACCTATGCGCTGATGTGTATCCTCGGCTATGTGTTTTCCTATGCCAGCGTGGTGGCTGATCTCGGCTTTGTGGAGCTGGCGGCAAATATCCGGAAAAAGATCTGGAAGAAAGTTATGCGGCTCCCGTTCAGCTACTACGACCGGGAAAGCCCCAACAGGGTTCTGAGCCGCGTCACATCAGACCCGGAGTATTCCTATCTGCCTTTTAAACTGCTCCAGCTCATTTTTACTTTGCTGGCTTTCCTTCCGATTGTGCTGGCGGGTGAGGCGGCCATCGGGGAACTGACTCCGTACCTGCTCATCGGCTTTATCGCCACCATTGGCATTATGCTTTTCTCCGCCCGCTTCAGCGAACGGGGGGCTGTGTATGTGGCCGGAAAACTTGCCGCTTTTACCGCCTTTCTTGCAGAACGCTTCGGCAGAATCCGCTTCATCAAAGCCATGAACAGCGAGGAAAAGGAGAATGCGGCAGGTCTTCGCTGTATTGAGGATCGTTACGAGGCGGACAAATACAACGCCATGGCCAATACCCTTGTTATGTTCGGCCAGACTTTTCTGATCTTCGTTCTGTTTACCGTTGCTTTTCTCATCGGCAGCATGCTCATCCGGAACGGCCGTGTTCAGTCCGGTGCGGCGCTGGCTGCGTTCTATGCTTACGGAAACAATCTGGTTCTGGTGTTTCAGTTCTTCGCTCAGTTCCCGTCCGTGTTCTCCGCTACAAAGGGCGGTAGCAAAAAGATCGTCTCCATCCTGGAGGAAGAAGAAGAGGATCCGGATCAGGGAAAAAGTGAGTTTACGGCAGCCGGGGATCTGTGTATGGACAAGGTCTCCTTTGGCTACAACGACAGGGAAGTCATCCACGGCATCAGTACGCATATCCCCAAAGGAAAGATTACAGCGATTGTCGGCCCGAACGGCAGCGGCAAAACAACAGTATTGCGCCTGCTGAATCGCCTGTATCCGGATTTCGGCGGAAACATCCGGATCGGCGAGGACGGAAACGAGGTGTCCCTGCGCGCCTGGCGTGACCGCTTCGGCGTTGTCAGCCAGAACGCCGGCCTTTTCGAAGGAAGTATCCGCGACAATATCTGCTATGGCGTCAGGGATGTTAAGGAAGAGGAGCTGCAGGCTGTCATCTCCCTGGCCTGCCTGGAAGACCTGATCGCCTCCCATGAGGGAGGACTCGACTTCAACGTCGGTTTCAACGGAGAGAAGCTCTCCGGCGGCGAACAGCAGCGGATCGCCATTGCCAGGGCGATGCTGAAAAATCCGGACTATCTGATCCTGGACGAGGCGACCGCCAACCTGGACCCCGTGACGGAAGAAAAGATCCGGACCGGTATGAAGGCCCTTATCCAGGGCAGGACAGCCATCATCGTTGCACATAACTATCGGACCGTAGCCGAGGCCCAGCATGTGATCGTGATGCGCAACGGAACCGTCGAGGATGAAGGGACCGTTGAGGAATTAAAGGACAGGAATGCATTTTTCAAGGCGTTTGCCGGGCATTGAGAGGAGAAGTCTATGATATTCAAGTATCTGGAATGGATTCGCCTGCTGTACGATATGAAGCGTTACCAGAAGGTGGACGACTATGACGGAACGGCCAGACCGGATCATCTTTTCCGGTTTTATCCGGAAGGCACCGTCTGCAGCGACGGCAGCCGCTATCACGGGTTATTCCGTATGGGCAGGGAAAACAAGCTGCTCATTATGCTGGACGGCGGCGGCTTCGCCTATGACAAATATACCGCTGCACGCCCCTCCGGCGATACATTCGATGAGAACAATCCGACCTTTTATGACAGCTGGTGCAAACCCAGCAAGGACGCCTATGCCCGGCTGGGCATGTTCCACGAGAAGAGCAAAAAGAGCCCCTTTTACGGCTGGAGTCTCCTGTGTGTACCCTACGCCACCGGCGATTTCCACGGCGGGGCGGGGGAGTTTACCTATACGGATCCGGAAGGGAAGGAGCGAATCTTCCGTGCTCACGGGAATATCAATCTGCATCAGTGTATCGATTTTGCAAAGCAATTCTGCCCGCATCCGGAGAAACTGGTTGTGCTGGGCAGCAGCGCGGGCGGTTTCGGTACGGCACTGGTCGGCAATGACATCCTGGAGAGCTTCCCTGACTGCGATGATTGTACCTGCATCGTGGATGGGGCAGCCATAGACTTTGACTTAAAGGAATGTGCCGAGACGCTCTGGCAGGTGCCGGAATCCATCGGCGCCGCGCTTCATACCGGCGATCCGGTGGCTGACGGGCTGGAATACCTCTATGCGCATCAAAAAGGCAGGGTGAAGATCGGTTATGTGATCTCCCTGCGCGACTGCGTCCTGATGCGGTACCAGAACTATATCGATACGAAAAAAGAGATGGGCTGGCCGCCGGAAGCAGGGGAACGTATGGAACGCATCATCTGCGGCACGGTGAAACGCCTGTCCGCCGCCATTCCCGACATCAGCTATTTCCTTTATAACTACAACTTCAACGATATCAAAGGGCGTCCGGTCGAATCCAACGGGGCGACTTCCCACTGCTGCCTCTGGATTCCGGAATTCATGCGCTTTGAGCGCGAAGGCTGCACCGGATTGCAGTGGGTCAGAAACGTGATTGACGGGGAAACCACGCAGATCGGCAGGAATCTGCTGACCTGAGCACCATCAGGGCGGAGGATCGGAACATGAAATATGTATTGAACACTGAGAATTATCATAACTTTGATATGATTCAGGACAATACTCTGCCTTCCAGAAGCTATTTCATCCCCTTCAGCCGAAAGGAACGGATGGAGGGAATAGAAACCAGGGAAAAGAGATACCGATCTGATAAGGCTGAGGTGCTGAGCGGTGAGTGGGATTTCCGCTTTTACCGGGATCCGAAGGAACTGCCCGCGGTGCTTGATACGGACAATCTGGCGTTTGACCGGATACAGGTTCCGTCCTGCTGGCAGTTTACCGGTTATGCAAAGCCATTCTATCTCAACACCCGATATCAGTTTCCGTTCAGACCGCCAGTGATTCCTACGACCGAAAAAACCGGCTGGATCTTCTTCACAATGGGCGCAGATACCAGACCGGGATTTCATTGGGTCACACCGGAGGATGAATACAATTCTGTCGGCGTGTACCGCCGTTTTATCCACATAACGGACAAGCCGGGAAAGGCCGTTATTTCTTTCCTGGGCGTGGCCAGCTGCATTGACCTGTACCTGAACGGCGCATATGTCGGCTATTCGGAAGGAAGCCACAATACCTGTGAGTTCGACCTGACCCCCTTCCTTACGGAGGGCGCGAACGAGCTTGTCTGCGTTGTTCATCGCTGGTGCACCGGAACATACCTGGAGTGCCAGGATATGTTCCGGAACAACGGTATTTTCCGGGACGTGCTGTTGTTCCTCTGTGATGAAACGGATATTTTCGATTTCTCTTTCGCGCCTTTTTATTCCGGGGGAAGATATCGCGCAGAGATCAGTGTACAAGGTATTGGCGCAGCATCCTGCCGGATCTCGCTGAAAGGTCCGGGCATTGAAAAAGAAGCGACACTTGCCATCTGCGGAGAACAATCAAGTATTGTCAGCTTCGGAGACCTTGAGCCAGTGGAATGGAACGCCGAATACCCCGTTCTTTACGAGCTGCTGCTTGAAACCGAAAGCTGCGCGGTCAGCACGAAGGTTGGCTTCAGGCGCGTCAGCATTGAGGGAAATCTCTTTAAGCTGAACGGGCGTTTGCTGAAGCTCAAAGGAGTCAATCATCACGATACTACGCCCGGCGCCGGCTATACGATGACCGCCGCGGAAATCGTGAGGGATGTGGAACTGTGCAAGGAGTACAACATCGACACCATCCGCACCTCCCACTATCCGCCGGA is a genomic window containing:
- the nuoE gene encoding NADH-quinone oxidoreductase subunit NuoE; protein product: MPDNKEKYAKLQEVIEKHKGERGAVMPCLQEAMNIFGYVPQDVQEMIADGLGVTLSEVYGVSTFYSQFSLKPKGKHVIGVCLGTACYVKGSQKIIEKLSEELKIQPGDTTDDGLFTLNATRCLGACGLAPVMMIGEEVYGRLTPDQVPGILETYRA
- a CDS encoding sensor histidine kinase, encoding MVRDLSLHLLDLAQNSITAGASLVTIRLTLEENGMLTMELADNGKGMSPELLARVTSPFATTRTTRKVGLGIPMMKENAERAGGTFHLESEEGKGTTLTCSMDTGNIDCLPLGDLSGTLLSLMLTNPLFPDFLFEGKSPKGEGSFDTREVRNALGSDIPFNEPSVAAWLKEALDEEINSIFGGVLI
- a CDS encoding (2Fe-2S) ferredoxin domain-containing protein — translated: MKSLADLEAIRAKTLESINMRKDTDACRVVIGMATCGIAAGARPVMLAFMEEIQKRNLQHVTVSQTGCIGMCRYEPMLDVILPGKEKVTYIHVKPEMVPRIVAEHIVNGQPVEEYTIGAAKD
- the nuoF gene encoding NADH-quinone oxidoreductase subunit NuoF; this translates as MELYRSHVLVCGGTGCSSSGSAKLIERFEEQLKEKGLDKEVKVVRTGCFGLCEAGPVVIVYPEGTFYSRVKEEDVDEIVSEHLLKGRKVQHLVYVDHKTHESSVQKSLNEIGFYKQQQRVALRNCGVIDPENIDEYIAFDGYKALAKALTEMTPEQVCQEVLDSGLRGRGGAGFPTGKKWQFARASQAEHKYFVCNADEGDPGAFMDRSLLEGDPHAILEAMAIGGYAIGADEGWIYVRAEYPIAVKRLEKAIEQAHEYGLLGENIFGTGFNFDIHIRLGAGAFVCGEETALMASIEGKRGEPRPKPPFPAVKGLFESPTNINNVETLGNIAQIILKGADWFKSIGIPSSTGTKVFALGGKINNTGLVEVPMGIPLRTIIEDIGGGCPNGKKFKAVQTGGPSGGCIPASMLDISVDYDSLTKIGAMMGSGGMIVMDEDNCMVDIARFFLDFTVDESCGKCTPCRVGTRRMLEILERITQGKGEEGDIEKLETLAENIKSSALCGLGQTAPNPVLSTIKYFRDEYEAHIKEKRCPAHHCQALLNYKITDACRGCTACARKCPVNAITGNVKEQHVIDQNKCIKCGSCMATCKFGAIIKE
- a CDS encoding iron hydrogenase small subunit — its product is MENLVKLTIDGVSVEVPAGTTVLEAAKKAGINIPTLCYLKDINQIGACRMCIVDTGARAFGAACVLPVSNGMNVKTNTPKIREARRVNLELLLSNHDKKCLDCARNQKCELQQMCQDLGVDDVDKYKGKMNEYDIDDLSPSIVRNNNKCILCRRCVAACNNTQAVGVIGPMGRGFKTKIGSAWEQPLNDVACINCGQCIAACPTGALYEKDSTKAVWDLLNDETKTVVVQPAPAVRAALGEEFGIPMGTAVTGKMAAALRRLGFNKVFDTDWAADLTIMEEGTEFIGRLTNGGVLPMITSCSPGWIKFCETYYPDFIPNLSSCKSPHEMEGAMIKTYWAEKVGIDPKDIKVVSVMPCTAKKFEAKRPELGHNGLADVDEVITTRELAKMIKEAGIDFANLPDEDFDPVLGESTGAGVIFGATGGVMEAALRTVYEIVTKETLDKVDFTAVRGIEGVKEATIKVGDLDVNVAVAHGTANAAKLLDSVRSGEKTYHFIEVMGCPGGCVTGGGQPIVSAQKRMECDPKTLRAAALYNEDANKPQRKSHENASIMAVYKDYLGEPNSHLAHELLHTHYTARPKYKK
- a CDS encoding TetR/AcrR family transcriptional regulator, with product MDQRNEYSKKAIREALIRLSRTKPYTEISVRELCREAKVSRSTFYNNYRFFNDVVVEMSEAYMEKLRGRRLTREFFDSLKDEGDELKLLLDSGMFGREFSLYLREIVQEEISAIHQRDPGDISVNVATLYHAFGIFGVLQNLLAVQGEPRIKEEVYRRGIDTLMEIIESFTDPPSMLP
- a CDS encoding ABC transporter ATP-binding protein gives rise to the protein MGKAAIELTIPEKIAGLADLEFTAVNSPVVKTAVSICLTLFALALAEFVGGLVSTYITYIAKARIHRNFQAAASRKVFSLTAAEAEARDPKEFISRITTDTGFVSDFLIDLLVIEIPRLYFITSTLVKVSRMGNGSLLLGFILIIPVIVLGALWSGRVTYKSQTRLQNSIARLTARLAEKVEHVEIIKAYNKTEDEIADGDGFIDEMKAAQKKTTLAAAFNQLIANILYAVPTLIIMTAGAILLLGGDITTAQFIAYFGLGATYQRYIADHLTLWVLGKKAQGATLRISEILTLNEDSGGEQKAGRPDDLRFEHVSFSRGGTKTLSDVSFTVKNGSKFAIVGGSGAGKSTLLNLIEQFYRPEQGRITLGGVDIREFEISSYRNLFSYLPQNAPGFDGTVRDFLCYGSGTPHSDEELNKFLKEVDMLEAVELNGGLDYEVGPGASKLSGGQRQRLAVARMLLAGTKMVLADEATSALDYEGSGRIAALIDRYAAGKTRIIVAHDLSTVQDADTILVLNKGRVMGCGSHEELKNCCPEYRSLLSAGEGAKQ
- a CDS encoding ABC transporter ATP-binding protein — protein: MKNKSSLAMENVTIRTKKPLRTLYQGVKLPVLRTLFGSLLYLVGTLIVASQADTVAAISVGKFQNFSPIVTYALMCILGYVFSYASVVADLGFVELAANIRKKIWKKVMRLPFSYYDRESPNRVLSRVTSDPEYSYLPFKLLQLIFTLLAFLPIVLAGEAAIGELTPYLLIGFIATIGIMLFSARFSERGAVYVAGKLAAFTAFLAERFGRIRFIKAMNSEEKENAAGLRCIEDRYEADKYNAMANTLVMFGQTFLIFVLFTVAFLIGSMLIRNGRVQSGAALAAFYAYGNNLVLVFQFFAQFPSVFSATKGGSKKIVSILEEEEEDPDQGKSEFTAAGDLCMDKVSFGYNDREVIHGISTHIPKGKITAIVGPNGSGKTTVLRLLNRLYPDFGGNIRIGEDGNEVSLRAWRDRFGVVSQNAGLFEGSIRDNICYGVRDVKEEELQAVISLACLEDLIASHEGGLDFNVGFNGEKLSGGEQQRIAIARAMLKNPDYLILDEATANLDPVTEEKIRTGMKALIQGRTAIIVAHNYRTVAEAQHVIVMRNGTVEDEGTVEELKDRNAFFKAFAGH